Proteins encoded by one window of Flavobacterium sp. N502540:
- a CDS encoding SusD/RagB family nutrient-binding outer membrane lipoprotein: MKNILKIFLIIIIALTTYSCSDDYFDVNTPGNVIPDANKNLKDLLGPAIYYTFDAQYSAATRVSLLTQYTSSALNSSVGVDNHYEESLDSYWSSAYVKALGNLKEVADKADETKSSHYKGIVQILQAVNFGLLADLYGDIPFSQASLASQNFKPEYDSQEEVYKGINNLLDQAIANLSAPNTSSFAPGKEDLVYGGDVKKWIKAAYTFKARYALHLSKINATTAASTVVSYLAKGITSNADDFQLIYNKVQTNPWYNNQLGLNTGNASYLITKQFIGFMNGNTFAFKTVTMDPRMPLLIDLRSYPVTDGVVNPKDPNPNVPGNYIGGEPGQGSKGTPAPNAKIGLYSYYSKVDSPVVILSFSEVKLMQAEAQFILNGGNATSTGTNAIGYSAYMDAIGANMDKLGVSAPDKNAYLGDASINKGAASLQLKDIMRQKNIVLYLNCETFNDYRRYDFSTNVFPGLALPKAADPANGGKWIRRFIYSTNERNANKANYELNFKSMVTPVWWDK, encoded by the coding sequence ATGAAAAATATACTCAAAATATTCTTGATCATAATCATTGCCCTGACAACTTATAGCTGTAGCGATGATTATTTTGATGTAAATACACCAGGAAATGTAATACCTGATGCTAATAAGAATCTAAAAGATTTATTGGGCCCTGCAATTTACTACACATTTGATGCTCAGTACTCGGCCGCGACCAGAGTTTCTTTACTAACGCAATATACTTCCTCTGCACTTAATTCGTCAGTAGGGGTAGACAATCATTACGAAGAATCCTTAGATAGTTATTGGTCTTCTGCGTATGTAAAAGCTTTAGGAAACCTGAAAGAAGTAGCCGATAAAGCCGATGAAACAAAATCATCACATTACAAGGGCATTGTTCAAATTTTACAAGCAGTAAATTTTGGATTACTGGCGGATCTGTACGGAGATATACCTTTTTCGCAGGCGTCGTTGGCATCACAGAATTTTAAGCCGGAATATGACAGTCAGGAAGAGGTCTACAAAGGTATAAACAACCTATTAGATCAGGCAATTGCCAATTTATCAGCTCCTAACACATCCTCTTTTGCTCCGGGAAAAGAAGACCTTGTTTATGGCGGAGATGTAAAAAAATGGATAAAAGCCGCCTATACCTTTAAAGCGAGATATGCGCTGCACTTATCAAAAATTAATGCGACAACTGCTGCCAGTACGGTAGTTTCTTATTTAGCAAAAGGAATAACATCTAATGCTGATGACTTTCAATTGATTTACAATAAAGTACAGACAAATCCGTGGTATAATAATCAATTAGGACTTAATACCGGAAATGCATCTTATTTGATAACCAAGCAATTTATTGGTTTTATGAACGGAAACACGTTTGCTTTTAAAACGGTAACGATGGATCCCAGAATGCCATTACTGATTGATCTTAGAAGTTATCCTGTAACAGATGGGGTTGTGAATCCTAAAGATCCAAATCCTAATGTTCCGGGGAATTATATTGGTGGAGAACCTGGCCAGGGATCAAAAGGAACACCGGCACCTAATGCTAAAATAGGGCTGTATTCTTATTATTCAAAAGTAGATTCGCCAGTTGTTATTTTATCCTTTTCTGAAGTTAAACTAATGCAGGCTGAAGCACAATTTATTTTAAATGGAGGTAATGCGACAAGTACCGGAACAAATGCAATAGGGTATAGCGCCTATATGGATGCTATTGGTGCAAATATGGATAAATTGGGAGTTTCCGCTCCGGATAAAAATGCTTATTTGGGAGATGCTTCTATAAACAAAGGTGCCGCCAGTTTGCAGTTGAAAGATATTATGAGGCAAAAAAATATAGTACTTTATTTGAACTGCGAAACATTTAATGATTACAGAAGGTATGATTTTTCTACAAACGTTTTTCCGGGATTAGCCCTGCCAAAAGCTGCTGATCCTGCTAATGGAGGAAAATGGATAAGAAGATTTATTTATTCAACCAACGAAAGAAACGCGAATAAAGCAAATTATGAATTAAACTTTAAATCAATGGTCACACCGGTTTGGTGGGATAAATAA
- a CDS encoding aminotransferase class I/II-fold pyridoxal phosphate-dependent enzyme yields the protein MNVDQFPDRTIEINQKQYLYFGGTAYLGLPTNKAFQELVIQNIRKWGTTYGSSRNANIKLTAYENGEAFLARHIQAENAVTVSSGMLAGKLVTEQLTKTTDCFFHFSDLHTAIKTPNSLPIFLNHQIHPRLTDSKAEKITILTDGVPSYQTKAVDLLVLKEIPSHKEVTLVIDESHSFGILGENGCGIYSQINLPIKRKIMVSSLGKAFGLNGGVIGSDTSFIDQIKNTDTFISAAGMNPAFVQTLADASDIYRVQHQKLMENLHYLDTKLIKSEHIKFDKTYPLIYIEMERITDILNANKIIIANFRYQKNSRDINRIVITANHTKDDLDQVIEILNQSKSV from the coding sequence ATGAACGTAGATCAATTTCCGGACAGAACTATTGAAATCAATCAGAAGCAATACTTGTATTTTGGCGGAACTGCTTATTTGGGATTGCCCACCAATAAGGCTTTTCAGGAATTGGTCATTCAAAATATACGAAAATGGGGAACTACTTACGGAAGCTCCCGCAATGCCAATATAAAACTAACGGCTTATGAAAATGGTGAGGCTTTTCTCGCCCGTCACATACAGGCCGAAAATGCCGTTACAGTGTCTTCAGGAATGCTGGCCGGAAAATTAGTTACAGAACAATTGACTAAAACCACCGATTGTTTCTTTCATTTTTCAGATTTGCATACCGCAATTAAAACACCAAACAGTTTACCAATATTTTTGAACCATCAAATACATCCACGTCTGACAGATTCTAAAGCAGAGAAAATTACGATTCTTACTGATGGAGTCCCTTCCTATCAAACCAAAGCTGTTGATTTGTTAGTTTTAAAGGAAATCCCAAGTCATAAAGAAGTCACTTTAGTTATCGATGAATCCCATTCGTTTGGAATTTTAGGAGAAAATGGCTGTGGAATTTATTCACAGATCAACCTTCCCATTAAGCGTAAAATTATGGTTTCGTCTCTAGGAAAAGCGTTCGGCTTAAATGGCGGTGTTATTGGCAGTGATACTTCTTTCATCGATCAGATAAAAAACACGGATACTTTTATATCGGCTGCCGGAATGAATCCCGCTTTTGTTCAGACACTGGCCGATGCATCGGATATTTATCGTGTTCAGCATCAAAAATTAATGGAGAATCTACATTATCTGGATACAAAACTTATCAAAAGTGAGCATATAAAATTTGATAAAACGTATCCTTTGATTTACATTGAAATGGAACGTATAACGGATATTCTGAATGCAAATAAAATTATTATCGCCAATTTCAGGTATCAAAAAAATTCGAGAGATATTAATCGAATTGTAATTACAGCCAATCACACTAAAGATGATTTAGACCAGGTAATTGAAATTTTGAATCAAAGCAAAAGTGTATAA
- a CDS encoding dipeptide epimerase produces the protein MELILREYNLKLKHTFTISRESIDFQPSLIVELKSDGFSGFGEATSNPYYKTTVPVMIQDLEKIRSLIESTTTETPEIFWSKIYPYLKEDMFALCALDMAYNDLYARKKGKKLYELWNYSTEKNPLTDYTIGIASIEKMVSKMQELPWPIYKIKLGTKEDIAIVKELRKHTDAIFRIDANCGWDVEETINNAIELKKLGVEFLEQPMKADDWEAHKEVFKHSVLPVIADESCIIEEDVAKCFNHFHGVNVKLVKCGGLTPGKRMIEEAKKLGLKTMVGCMTESTVGISAIAHLLPQLDYVDMDGALLLAQDIATGVTIKKGVIHYSDLNGTGVTLI, from the coding sequence ATGGAATTAATTTTAAGAGAATACAATTTAAAGCTCAAACATACTTTTACCATTTCCAGAGAATCAATTGATTTTCAGCCTTCATTGATTGTGGAACTTAAAAGCGATGGTTTTTCAGGTTTTGGAGAAGCCACTTCAAATCCGTATTACAAAACAACTGTTCCGGTAATGATTCAGGATTTAGAAAAAATTAGAAGCCTTATCGAAAGTACAACCACTGAAACTCCCGAAATTTTCTGGTCCAAAATCTATCCGTATTTAAAAGAGGACATGTTTGCTTTATGCGCTTTAGACATGGCTTATAATGACTTGTACGCACGCAAAAAAGGCAAGAAACTATATGAATTATGGAATTACTCCACCGAAAAAAATCCGCTTACGGATTACACCATTGGTATTGCTTCTATCGAAAAAATGGTTTCAAAAATGCAGGAACTTCCGTGGCCTATTTACAAAATTAAACTGGGCACCAAAGAAGATATTGCTATTGTCAAAGAACTTCGAAAACATACCGATGCCATTTTCAGAATCGATGCCAATTGCGGCTGGGATGTTGAAGAAACCATAAACAACGCCATTGAGCTCAAAAAACTAGGTGTAGAATTTCTCGAGCAGCCCATGAAAGCCGATGACTGGGAAGCCCATAAGGAAGTTTTTAAACATTCTGTCTTACCTGTAATAGCCGACGAAAGCTGCATTATTGAAGAAGATGTCGCAAAATGTTTCAATCATTTTCATGGTGTAAATGTAAAACTTGTAAAATGCGGAGGTCTGACTCCGGGGAAACGTATGATCGAAGAAGCCAAAAAATTAGGACTCAAAACGATGGTGGGCTGCATGACCGAATCGACTGTGGGAATCTCGGCTATTGCCCATTTGCTCCCTCAGCTGGATTATGTGGATATGGACGGAGCCTTACTTCTAGCCCAGGATATTGCCACCGGAGTAACCATAAAAAAGGGTGTAATTCATTATTCTGATCTTAACGGCACGGGAGTAACCTTAATCTAA
- a CDS encoding alpha/beta hydrolase, whose amino-acid sequence MIRRFFFFIFLWVTAVASAQESTASKNVSAFTIEAPQLKTTKKIWIYLPDGYAASAKKRYSVIYMHDAQNLFDGKTSYAGEWNVDEKLDSLKAPVIVVGIEHGNDKRLNELTPYKNEKYGGGDADNYLDFIVKTLKPYIDQNYRTKTKAKNTLIMGSSLGGLVSYYAVLKYPEIFGKAGVFSPSFWFSNNIYTLTEQTPKVKTKIYFLCGDKESDDMVRDMTKMERLLDTKRCYCLHLTKSKIVKGGEHNEKLWRDGFAKAIIWLGY is encoded by the coding sequence ATGATTAGGAGATTTTTCTTTTTTATTTTCTTATGGGTAACCGCTGTCGCAAGCGCACAAGAGAGTACTGCTTCAAAAAACGTATCTGCCTTTACAATCGAAGCTCCTCAGCTAAAAACAACTAAAAAAATATGGATATATCTTCCTGACGGATATGCCGCTTCGGCCAAAAAGAGATACAGCGTGATTTACATGCACGATGCCCAAAATTTGTTTGATGGCAAAACCTCGTACGCGGGCGAATGGAATGTAGATGAAAAACTGGACAGTCTGAAAGCACCCGTAATCGTAGTAGGCATTGAACATGGAAATGACAAACGTTTAAACGAATTAACTCCCTATAAAAATGAAAAATACGGCGGGGGTGATGCCGATAATTATCTTGATTTTATTGTAAAAACGCTAAAACCTTATATCGACCAAAATTACAGAACCAAAACTAAGGCAAAAAACACCCTGATTATGGGAAGTTCACTTGGCGGATTGGTTTCGTATTATGCCGTGTTAAAATATCCCGAAATCTTCGGAAAAGCAGGTGTATTCTCGCCATCTTTCTGGTTTTCAAACAACATTTATACTTTGACGGAACAAACTCCTAAAGTCAAAACTAAAATTTACTTTTTATGCGGAGACAAAGAAAGTGACGATATGGTAAGAGATATGACAAAAATGGAACGTCTTCTGGACACTAAGCGCTGCTATTGCCTTCATCTCACCAAATCTAAAATTGTAAAAGGAGGCGAACATAATGAAAAACTTTGGCGTGATGGTTTTGCAAAAGCAATAATCTGGCTGGGTTATTAA
- the uvrB gene encoding excinuclease ABC subunit UvrB — protein MNFQVSSEYSPKGDQPQAIEKLSQGIIDGEKYQTLLGVTGSGKTFTVANVIQEVQRPTLVLAHNKTLAAQLYSEFKQFFPNNAVEYFVSYYDYYQPEAFMPVTGVFIEKDLSINEELEKMRLSTTSSLLSGRRDVLVVASVSCLYGIGNPVEFQKNVIEIARDQVISRTKLLHSLVQSLYSRTEADFTPGNFRIKGDTVEVYPSYADDAYRIHFFGDEIEEIESFDAKTSQVIEKFTRLTIYPANMFVTSPDVLQGAIWEIQQDLVKQVDYFKEIGKHLEAKRLEERTNFDLEMIRELGYCSGIENYSRYLDGRDAGTRPFCLLDYFPKDYLMVVDESHVTVSQVHAMYGGDRSRKENLVEYGFRLPAAMDNRPLKFEEFEAMQNQVIYVSATPADYELQKTDGVYVEQIIRPTGLLDPIIEIRPSLNQIDDLIEEIQVRCELDERVLVTTLTKRMAEELAKYLTKVNIRCRYIHSDVDTLERIEIMQDLRKGIFDVLIGVNLLREGLDLPEVSLVAILDADKEGFLRNHRSLTQTIGRAARNLNGKAIMYADKITASMQKTIDETSYRRTKQINYNTQNNITPQALNKKIDSAFTKNPLVEYELGHTLPAAAAEPETAYLSKTELEKMIREKRKSMEKAAKELDFLQAAKLRDDIKKLQEQLS, from the coding sequence ATGAATTTCCAGGTATCCTCTGAATACAGTCCAAAAGGTGATCAGCCACAAGCAATAGAAAAACTTTCACAAGGCATTATAGACGGTGAAAAATACCAAACTTTATTAGGAGTTACCGGTTCCGGAAAAACTTTTACGGTAGCCAATGTTATTCAGGAAGTACAGAGACCTACTTTGGTTTTGGCGCACAACAAAACGCTCGCGGCACAATTGTATTCTGAGTTTAAACAATTTTTTCCAAATAATGCTGTGGAATACTTCGTTTCTTACTACGACTATTACCAACCGGAAGCTTTTATGCCGGTTACCGGAGTATTTATCGAAAAGGATTTATCCATCAATGAAGAACTGGAAAAAATGCGTCTGAGCACTACTTCTTCCCTGCTTTCAGGGCGTCGTGATGTATTGGTTGTCGCTTCGGTTTCCTGTTTGTATGGTATCGGAAATCCTGTTGAATTTCAGAAAAATGTCATCGAAATAGCAAGAGATCAGGTCATTTCCCGAACGAAATTACTACACAGCCTGGTTCAGAGTTTATATTCCCGAACGGAAGCAGATTTTACTCCCGGAAACTTCAGAATCAAAGGAGATACGGTTGAAGTATACCCAAGTTATGCCGATGACGCCTATAGAATTCACTTTTTTGGTGATGAAATAGAAGAAATAGAGTCCTTTGATGCCAAAACCTCACAAGTCATTGAAAAATTCACCAGACTAACCATTTATCCTGCCAATATGTTTGTGACTTCACCTGATGTTTTACAAGGTGCTATTTGGGAAATCCAGCAGGATTTAGTCAAACAAGTCGATTATTTTAAAGAAATCGGTAAACATCTGGAAGCAAAACGTCTGGAAGAGCGTACAAATTTTGATTTAGAAATGATTCGCGAATTAGGATATTGTTCCGGAATTGAAAATTATTCGAGATATCTTGACGGCAGAGATGCCGGAACCCGTCCTTTCTGTTTATTGGACTATTTTCCAAAGGATTATTTGATGGTAGTAGACGAGAGTCACGTGACGGTTTCGCAGGTTCATGCCATGTACGGAGGCGATCGCAGCCGAAAAGAAAATCTGGTAGAATATGGTTTCCGTCTGCCTGCCGCAATGGACAACCGACCTCTGAAATTTGAGGAGTTTGAAGCCATGCAAAATCAGGTTATTTACGTGTCTGCAACACCCGCTGATTATGAACTTCAGAAAACAGACGGGGTTTATGTAGAGCAGATCATTCGTCCGACAGGATTATTAGACCCCATTATTGAGATCCGCCCAAGTTTGAATCAGATTGATGATTTGATCGAAGAAATTCAGGTTCGCTGCGAATTAGACGAAAGAGTTCTGGTAACCACTCTGACCAAAAGAATGGCCGAGGAACTAGCCAAATATTTGACCAAAGTCAACATTCGTTGTCGTTATATTCATTCCGACGTGGATACACTGGAGCGTATCGAAATTATGCAGGACTTACGCAAAGGAATTTTTGATGTTTTGATCGGGGTAAACTTACTGCGTGAAGGTTTGGACTTACCTGAAGTTTCGCTTGTTGCTATTTTAGATGCCGATAAAGAAGGTTTTTTAAGAAACCACAGATCATTGACACAAACTATTGGCCGTGCCGCAAGGAATCTTAACGGGAAAGCTATTATGTATGCTGATAAGATCACCGCCAGTATGCAAAAAACAATCGATGAGACCAGTTATCGCAGAACCAAACAAATCAATTATAATACTCAAAACAATATCACTCCTCAGGCCTTAAATAAAAAAATCGATAGTGCCTTTACTAAAAATCCTCTGGTTGAATACGAATTAGGACATACTTTACCGGCAGCTGCAGCAGAACCGGAAACGGCTTATTTATCGAAAACGGAATTGGAAAAAATGATTCGTGAAAAACGAAAATCAATGGAGAAAGCGGCAAAAGAACTGGACTTTTTACAGGCTGCAAAACTGCGTGACGACATTAAAAAACTGCAGGAGCAACTATCTTAA
- a CDS encoding T9SS type A sorting domain-containing protein, with protein MKKVYLFISLLISTLSFSQQTISFENAEGFTLGDINRQNGWTTVGQNQIITQGNQTDGNNALKITNDPNLGKPYTPYIGAYKDLPIAFPGNFTISFDIKITEQSPTSSSFFFGIDSPTNRGYDILIFNNDGNFTDYTGNFTNATATWTTNTWYRVKVERTASKISYYLNGTLIKDTNKTSEITGMAFGQSPNSSGSAYIDNIKINNESKLSVQEFLKYSDISVYPNPTTDYINIKSPTKIKSIKVYEISGKKINVKLEGDKINVKNLAAATYLLNVETDGGNFTKRFIKE; from the coding sequence ATGAAGAAGGTTTATTTATTTATTTCGTTGCTAATTTCGACATTGAGTTTCTCGCAACAAACAATTTCTTTTGAAAACGCAGAAGGTTTTACGCTTGGTGATATAAATCGACAAAATGGATGGACAACAGTAGGACAAAATCAGATTATTACTCAGGGAAATCAAACTGATGGAAATAATGCTTTAAAAATAACAAATGACCCTAATTTAGGTAAACCTTATACTCCATATATAGGGGCTTACAAAGATCTTCCTATAGCTTTCCCAGGTAATTTTACAATATCTTTTGATATTAAAATAACTGAGCAATCACCAACTTCCTCCTCTTTTTTTTTCGGTATTGATTCCCCTACTAATCGTGGGTATGATATACTGATATTTAATAACGATGGAAATTTTACTGATTACACTGGAAATTTTACAAACGCGACGGCAACATGGACTACAAATACGTGGTATAGGGTAAAAGTTGAAAGAACAGCATCGAAAATTAGCTATTATTTGAATGGAACATTAATAAAAGACACAAATAAAACTTCGGAGATAACAGGAATGGCATTTGGACAAAGTCCAAATTCTTCCGGTAGTGCCTATATCGATAACATTAAGATTAATAATGAAAGTAAATTATCTGTGCAAGAATTTTTAAAATATTCTGACATATCCGTTTATCCAAATCCAACTACAGATTATATCAATATTAAATCACCAACAAAAATTAAATCCATTAAAGTTTATGAGATTTCAGGCAAGAAGATTAATGTTAAGCTGGAAGGGGACAAGATTAATGTTAAAAATCTGGCGGCCGCCACTTACTTATTAAATGTGGAAACAGATGGCGGAAACTTTACAAAAAGATTTATTAAAGAGTAA